From the genome of Pirellulales bacterium, one region includes:
- a CDS encoding restriction endonuclease subunit S, whose protein sequence is MSEDNGLPRGWARARVQKIMTLINGFPFKPSDWKPAGLPIIRIQNLNNPNAAFNYCPDARPEKFRVRAGDLLFAWSGTPGTSFGAHIWKGEDAWLNQHIFRVEFDRDAFDVRFLRLAINQNLTAYIRQAHGGAGLAHITKGRFEESELLIAPTNEQRRIVAKIEELFSNLDAGVAALERAKANLKRYRAAVLKAAVDGSLTAEWRAKHPNVEPATKLLERILVERRRKWEADQLAKFAAAGKQPPKNWKAKYIEPLPPDTSSLPELPEGWCWATTEQQNAAERPISYGVLQPGRDIDKGVPLIRVCDVADGKVAIEKLKRIDEAISNQFKRTIIQGGEVLLTVVGTIGRTAVAPAELAGANTARAVAVIATASSTNPHFLEMTLRESSMRAKLTLAAHEVARKTLNLEDVRTVAVPLAPLEEQQEILQQVAAALSQIDAAEQAVEHGLKRAARLRQSILKQAFEGKLVPQDPNDEPASDLLARLKVARHDRFASNGEMNGEDKRPKKARASKARS, encoded by the coding sequence ATGAGCGAGGACAATGGATTGCCCAGAGGCTGGGCGAGGGCACGAGTTCAGAAAATCATGACTCTTATCAACGGCTTCCCTTTCAAGCCGTCAGATTGGAAACCGGCGGGGCTGCCTATAATTCGGATTCAAAATCTGAACAATCCGAACGCAGCCTTCAACTACTGTCCTGACGCACGACCTGAAAAATTTCGCGTTCGTGCAGGCGACCTACTTTTTGCGTGGTCTGGCACGCCGGGAACCTCGTTCGGTGCCCATATTTGGAAAGGTGAGGATGCGTGGCTCAATCAGCACATCTTTAGAGTCGAATTTGATCGCGATGCATTTGACGTGAGATTCCTTCGTCTTGCAATCAATCAGAACTTGACTGCCTATATCCGGCAGGCCCATGGCGGAGCCGGCCTTGCTCACATTACGAAGGGACGCTTTGAAGAATCTGAATTACTGATTGCGCCCACCAACGAGCAACGCCGGATTGTCGCGAAAATCGAGGAACTCTTCTCCAACCTCGATGCTGGCGTTGCAGCCTTGGAACGAGCCAAGGCGAATCTCAAGCGTTATCGAGCCGCCGTTCTCAAGGCAGCCGTCGATGGCTCCTTGACTGCTGAGTGGCGAGCCAAGCATCCGAATGTCGAGCCGGCAACGAAGCTGCTGGAACGCATCCTGGTCGAACGCCGTCGCAAATGGGAAGCCGACCAACTCGCCAAATTTGCCGCCGCAGGCAAGCAGCCGCCGAAGAATTGGAAGGCGAAGTACATCGAGCCGCTGCCACCCGATACATCTAGCCTTCCGGAGCTTCCGGAGGGATGGTGCTGGGCAACTACCGAGCAACAAAACGCAGCCGAAAGGCCAATCTCCTACGGCGTATTGCAGCCGGGACGAGATATCGACAAAGGTGTGCCACTTATCCGTGTGTGCGATGTCGCGGATGGGAAGGTTGCCATTGAGAAGCTCAAGCGAATCGACGAAGCCATCTCAAATCAATTTAAAAGGACAATAATTCAAGGAGGTGAGGTGCTTTTGACGGTGGTTGGCACGATTGGGCGAACAGCAGTCGCACCTGCGGAACTCGCAGGTGCAAATACTGCCCGTGCCGTTGCCGTCATTGCAACTGCCTCATCAACTAATCCTCACTTCCTCGAAATGACGCTTCGCGAGTCGTCAATGCGGGCAAAACTTACCCTGGCGGCTCACGAAGTCGCAAGAAAGACGCTCAACCTCGAAGATGTGCGAACTGTAGCGGTCCCACTTGCTCCATTGGAAGAGCAGCAGGAGATTCTTCAGCAGGTCGCGGCTGCCCTGTCACAAATTGATGCTGCGGAACAAGCGGTCGAGCATGGCCTTAAGCGTGCCGCCCGCCTTCGTCAAAGCATTCTCAAGCAGGCATTCGAGGGAAAGCTTGTTCCACAAGATCCGAATGACGAGCCTGCTTCCGACTTATTGGCCCGTCTAAAAGTTGCGAGGCATGACCGATTCGCGAGCAACGGCGAAATGAACGGCGAGGACAAGCGTCCCAAGAAAGCAAGAGCATCGAAAGCACGCAGCTAG